From a region of the Phaseolus vulgaris cultivar G19833 chromosome 6, P. vulgaris v2.0, whole genome shotgun sequence genome:
- the LOC137832817 gene encoding NAC domain-containing protein 104-like, producing the protein MGDTNVNLPPGFRFYPTDEELVVHFLHRKASLLPCHPDVIPDLEVYQYDPWELDGRALAEGNQWYYYSRRTPNRVTGNGYWKPTGMEEPVVSSSNSKRVGMKKYFVFHVGEAATGIKTNWIMQEYRLSDSASSTRSSKRKPQPKADYNKWVICRVYERNGEDDNGTELSCLDEVFLSLDDDLDEISLPN; encoded by the exons ATGGGAGACACCAATGTCAACCTTCCACCAGGCTTTCGATTCTATCCCACAGATGAAGAGCTTGTAGTCCATTTCCTTCACAGAAAAGCCTCACTTTTGCCTTGCCACCCTGATGTCATCCCTGATCTTGAGGTCTACCAATATGATCCATGGGAACTTGATG GTAGAGCTTTGGCAGAGGGAAACCAATGGTACTACTACAGCAGAAGGACACCAAATAGGGTCACTGGCAATGGGTATTGGAAACCAACGGGAATGGAAGAGCCAGTCGTTTCAAGCTCAAACAGCAAGAGAGTTGGCATGAAGAAATATTTTGTGTTTCATGTAGGAGAAGCTGCTACTGGTATCAAAACCAATTGGATAATGCAAGAATATCGTCTATCAGATTCTGCTTCCTCTACCAGATCATCCAAAAGAAAACCTCAACCAAAAGCA GATTACAATAAATGGGTGATATGTCGTGTTTATGAGCGTAATGGAGAGGATGACAATGGAACAGAGCTCTCATGTTTGGATGAAGTATTCTTGTCATTGGATGATGATCTTGATGAAATAAGCTTACCAAATTAG